The sequence GGAAATCTCGCTGGCGCACGCCCGCGAACTCCTGTCGGCCTGAGCGCTCCAAACCCCATGACCACAACGAACGACACCCCGATCCACCTGGTGTTGATCACCGGCATGTCCGGCTCGGGCAAGTCGGTTGCGCTCACCGCGCTGGAGGACGTGGGCTTCTACTGCGTGGACAACCTGCCGCCCGAGCTGCTCGAAGCCTTCATCGAACTCGAGCAGAGCCACAAGGCCAGCAAGGTGGCGATCGCCATGGACGTGCGCAGTGCAGGCTCGCTACCGGGCTTGCCCAAGCGGCTGGCGCAGCTGCAGCACCACGCACAGCGTCCGGTGAACCTCACCACCGTGTTCCTCGACGCCACCACCGACACGCTGGTGCGCCGGTTTTCAGAAACGCGGCGGCTGCATCCCCTGTCGCTCAAGCAGTTCAACGACCAGCACAGAGCGCTCACCGACGCCATCGAGCAGGAACGTGAACTGCTCGCCGAACTGCGCGACCAGGCACTGGTGCTCGACACCAGCCTGATCCGGCCCACGCACCTGCGCAGCCAGATCAAGGACTTGCTGGGTGCCACGCAAGCGCCGCTCACGCTCGTGTTCGAGTCGTTCGCGTTCAAGCGCGGCATTCCCATGGACGCCGATTTCGTGTTCGACGTGCGCATGCTCGCCAACCCGCACTACGAGCCCCACCTCAAGGCGCTGACTGGCCGCGACTCGCCCGTGGCCGCCTACCTGGAGGCGCAACCCGAGGTGCGGCAGATGGAGCAGCAGATCACCGATTTCCTGGCGCACTGGTTGCCGCAAATGCTGCGCGATCACCGCAGCTATGTGACGGTGGCCATTGGCTGCACCGGCGGACAGCACCGCTCGGTGTACCTGGTGGAGCAACTCGCACGGGCCTTCGGCATGGACTGGTCCACGCGAGTGAGACACCGGGAAGCCGACAGCTGGCCCACGCCGATGGTGCCCGGCGTCTAAGGCCGCGCAAACAGGTCTGGCGCCCGCAAGGCTTGCAACAGCAGCTTCACGGGCGCGGGCAGGCCATGCTGGACCAGCCGTTCGGCGTCCACCCACTGGCCTGCAGGCCATTCGCCGGGCAGGGGTTCTGACGTGAGTTCCAGCAGCAAGGGATGCAAGCGCAACTCCCGGTGGGTGAGGCTGTGCGACACGGCGTCCAGCGCGACCAGACGCTTCACCCAGGCTGAAGGCAACCCGGCATGAGCTGCCAGCTCGCTTTCAAACACCGGCGGGCAGTACAGACCGGCCCAGATGCCGCTGGCTGGCCGACGCTGCAGCCAGAAGCGCTCTGGCCCCTCGGTCAACCTCACGACCAACAACCACCAGCTTTCATGGCGGCGCTTCAAGCTGCGGGTCTTCACCGGAAACCGCTGCGGTTCACCCACCTGGTAGCCCTGGCAAATACCCTGCATGGGACACTGCCCGCAGGCCGGACGGCTGCGCGTGCAAACCGTTGCGCCCAGGTCCATGAGCCCTTGTGTGTAGGCCGTCATGTCGTCGGCAGACGGCTCGATCGGCAACAGCGCCTGCGCCATTTCCCACAGTTCGCGTTGGGGTTTGGTCTGCGCCAGATCGCCCTCGAACGCCAGGAGTCGCGTGAGCACCCTGCGCACATTGCCATCCACAATGGACACACGTTCGCCAAAACAGAACGATGCGATGGCTGCGGCGGTTGAAGCGCCGATGCCGGGCAGCGTCTCAAGCCCTGCAGACGTTGATGGAAACCGGCCGCCATGCTGCTCAACCACCATCTGGGCGCAGCGGTGCAGGTTGCGCGCACGGCTGTAGTAACCAAGGCCACCCCACAAAGACATGACCTCGTCTGCCTCAGCAGCGGCCAAGGCCTCCACGTCGGGAAATCGCTCCAGGAACCGCGCGTAGTAGCCCAGCACGGTGCTCACCTGGGTCTGCTGCAACATCACTTCGGACAGCCACACCCGGTAAGGATCGCGACTG is a genomic window of Hydrogenophaga sp. RAC07 containing:
- the mutY gene encoding A/G-specific adenine glycosylase yields the protein MSEVGGPRADLPTAFAPLLIDWQRRAGRSGMPWQNSRDPYRVWLSEVMLQQTQVSTVLGYYARFLERFPDVEALAAAEADEVMSLWGGLGYYSRARNLHRCAQMVVEQHGGRFPSTSAGLETLPGIGASTAAAIASFCFGERVSIVDGNVRRVLTRLLAFEGDLAQTKPQRELWEMAQALLPIEPSADDMTAYTQGLMDLGATVCTRSRPACGQCPMQGICQGYQVGEPQRFPVKTRSLKRRHESWWLLVVRLTEGPERFWLQRRPASGIWAGLYCPPVFESELAAHAGLPSAWVKRLVALDAVSHSLTHRELRLHPLLLELTSEPLPGEWPAGQWVDAERLVQHGLPAPVKLLLQALRAPDLFARP
- the rapZ gene encoding RNase adapter RapZ, giving the protein MTTTNDTPIHLVLITGMSGSGKSVALTALEDVGFYCVDNLPPELLEAFIELEQSHKASKVAIAMDVRSAGSLPGLPKRLAQLQHHAQRPVNLTTVFLDATTDTLVRRFSETRRLHPLSLKQFNDQHRALTDAIEQERELLAELRDQALVLDTSLIRPTHLRSQIKDLLGATQAPLTLVFESFAFKRGIPMDADFVFDVRMLANPHYEPHLKALTGRDSPVAAYLEAQPEVRQMEQQITDFLAHWLPQMLRDHRSYVTVAIGCTGGQHRSVYLVEQLARAFGMDWSTRVRHREADSWPTPMVPGV